DNA from Candidatus Methylomirabilota bacterium:
GTCTCGCCCTGGTAGACCACGTGCGCCACCGTCATGGGCAGCACCGTGTCCAGCGCGGTCGCGGGATCCAGCCGGATCCGCTCGGGGCGCAGGGCGACCGCGACAGCGGTTCCGGACGGCGCCGCGCCGGTGGCCGCGAGGGTGGTGCCGCCGCAGGCCACCACGTTGGCGCCGGCGGCCCGGCCGCTCAGCAGGTTGATGTTGCCGATGAATGAGGCCACGAAGGCGGTGGCCGGCGTCTCGTAGAGCCCGCGCGGCGGCGCGATCTGCTCGACGCGCCCGCGGTGCACCACCGCGATGCGGTCGGACATGGTGAGCGCCTCCTCCTGGTCGTGCGTGACGTAGATCGTGGTGATGCCGACCTCGCGCTGCAGGCGCTTCAGCTCGATCTTCATGTGGTCGCGCAGTTTCTTGTCGAGTGCGCCCAGCGGCTCGTCCAGCAGCAGGACCGACGGCCGCGTCACCAGGGCGCGGGCCAGGGCCACCCGCTGCTGCTCGCCGCCCGAGAGCTGGCGCGGGTAGCGCGCGCCGTGGGCGGGCAGCTGCACGAGGGCCAGGGCGTCCGCCACCCGCTGCGCGATCTCGGTCCGGGGCACGCGCTGCATGCGCAGGCCGAAGGCCACGTTCTGCGCGACCGTCCGGTGCGGGAACAGCGCGTAGTGCTGGAACACCATGCCCACCCGGCGCAGGTGCGGCGGCACGTGGGTGACGTCGGCCCCGTTGATGGCGACACGTCCGGCGTCGGGGGTCACGAACCCCGCGACCGACCGCAGCGTGGTGGTCTTGCCGCAGCCGGACGGACCGAGCAGCGTGAAGAACTCGCCCGGGACCACGCGGAGCGAGATCCCGTCGAGCGCGACGGTCGCGCCGTAGCGCTTGACGAGACCGGTCAGGGCGACGGTGCCCGCGAGGCCGGGCGCCTCGGTCAACGCATCTCCCGGTTCCACTTCTCGGTCCACTGCGGCCGCTGCTTGGCCACCTGGGCCCAGTCGAAGAGCACGAGCTTGTCGATGTCGCCGGGGCCGATCACCTTCCTGGCCACGTCGGCGGGCAGCTTCACCGTCTTGTTGGTCGGGCTCCAGAACAGCTCGGTGGCGAACGCGGTCTGCACCTCGGGCGAGAGGTAGGCGTCGATGAGCTTCCACGCCAGCTCCTTGTTCTTGGAGCCGCGGGTCACCTGCACCACCTGATCGAGGATCGGCGTGCCCTCGGTCGGGGCCACCCAGTCCACCGGGATGCCCCGGTTCTTGAGGTCGTTGGCGCCCGCGTCGTGGTGCACCGCGAGCACGACCTCCTTCTGCTCCAGCTGCTTCTCGATGGTGCCGGAGAAGTCCACCAGCTTGGGCTGCGCCTTCTTGATCGCGGCCACGCCAGCGTCGATGTCGAAGTAGTCCTTGCCGAAGATCTTGGAGATCACGAACAGGAAGTTGATGCCGAGCGTGTTGCCGATGACGTAGGTGGCCCGCTTGCCGGTGTAGGCGTCGTCCCAGAAGTCCTTCCACGACACCGGCTTCTTGACGCCGGAGTCGGTGCGGTAGGTGAGACCGATGCGCCCCCAGAACATGGCGAGGCTGGTCTCGCCGATCAGGGCCTTCGGGTAGAGGTTCTTGATGTTGGGCGCGAGCGTGTCGTTGCGCTTGTCGAAGAAGCCGCGCTCGCGCGGGATGGGGAAGGCGGGCTCGTTGCCGAAGAGCACGTCGAACGGCGGATTGTCCGGGCCGGCGGCCATGAGCTTGGCCACCCATTCCGTGCTGATGCCGGTGACGACCTCGACCTTCACGTTGTGCTTCTTCTCGAAGGGCTCCACGAGCGCCTTCTTCATCACTTCGGACCAGCGGCCGCCATAGCCGGTGACCACGAGCGTGGTCTGCTGGGCGTCCACGCGGGGCACCGACGAGAGCAGGGCGATGAGCAGGGCGACCAGGGTGACGACACCGTTCATGAGCGGGCCTCCGCGGAAAGTGTGGACCGTGCCTGGGGATGGGCGGGCTACAGCGTCTTGACGACCTCCGCCGGCCACGCGCGGGCGTCCACGCGCGCGTGCCACTCCTTGATCTTGCCGTCCGGGCCGATGATCACGCCGACCCGCTGCGCGCCCTTCTGCGGATCCACGTTGGCGCCGTAGGCGGTCCCGATCGTCCGGTCGGTGTCGCAGAGGAGCGGGAAGTTGAACGAGAACTTCTCGGCGAAGTGCCGGTTCTCGGCCGGGGTGTCGAACGATACGCCGAGGATCACCGCGTTCTTCCGCTCGTACTCGGCCTTGAGGTCGCGGAACCCGCAACCTTCCGCGGTTCACCCCGGGGTGTCGGCCTTCGGATAGAACCAGAGCACGACCGTCTTGCCCTTCAGATCGGAGAGCTTCACCGTCTGGCCGGTGTGATCGCGTCCGGTGAACTCGGGTGCCTTGTCTCCGGGGTTGAGCATGACGCCTCCTTTGTCGCCCGTCCTCTGTCGCCCGTCGGGGCGGGGCGCGGCAATCCTGCGCTTTCCCGGTCATGCCGTCAAGGCATCACGCCGATCGCCCCGCCCCGGGCGTTGCGCTGGATCGATGAGTGTCCGAGAATTGCCACGTGACGGCGCCGGGACCTCGCGTGCAGACGGTGCTCGGACCCATCGTGCCCGATGACCTCGGGGCGACGCTGATGCACGAGCATCTGCTCTGCGACATCCGTCACCCCTCCCAGCGCAAGCCCGACGATCTGGGGCCGGAGCTGGCGCTCGACAACGTGTGGGCGATCAACTACGGAACCGCGAAGGGCGCCGCGCGCAACTACCTGCTGGACGCGCGCGACGTGGCCGCCGACGAGGTGCGTCGGATGGTGGCCGCGGGCGGGCGAGCCATCGTCGATCTGTCCTCGGGCGGCCTCGGTCCGGACCCGATCGGCCTCGTCGAGATCGCCCGGGCCAGCGGCGCGCACGTGATCCTGGGCTGTGGCCACTACGTGCACGACTACCAGGACCCGGCCAACGCCACCCGCACGATCGAGGACCTGGCCGAGGAGATGGTCGAGTCCATCGAGGACGGGGTGTGGGGGACGGACGTGCGCGCGGGCATCATCGGGGAGATCGGCTGCAGCGCCCCCTGGACGCCGCAGGAGCAGCGGGTGATGCAGGCCGCGGTGCTGGCCCAGCGGCAGACCGGCGCGGCGCTGAACCTGCATCCCGGCCGCCATCCCGACCAGCCGCAGGAGGCGGCCGATTTCATCCGCGTCAAGGGCGGGCGCATGGACCGGGTGATCGTCAGCCACATCGACCGCACGATCTTCGACGCGGACCGGCTGAATCGGCTGGCCGACACCGGCTGCGTGCTCGAGTGGGATCTGTTCGGCCAGGAGTCGTCGTTCTACCGGCTGGCCGACATCGACATGCCCAACGACGCGGTCCGCCTGCGCGCGATGCGCGGGCTCATCGAGCGGGGGCACCTCGGCCAGGTCCTCATCTCCCACGACATCTGCTACCGCTCGCGGCTGGTCCGCTGGGGCGGTCACGGCTACGGCCACATCTTCACCAACGTG
Protein-coding regions in this window:
- a CDS encoding ABC transporter ATP-binding protein; amino-acid sequence: MTEAPGLAGTVALTGLVKRYGATVALDGISLRVVPGEFFTLLGPSGCGKTTTLRSVAGFVTPDAGRVAINGADVTHVPPHLRRVGMVFQHYALFPHRTVAQNVAFGLRMQRVPRTEIAQRVADALALVQLPAHGARYPRQLSGGEQQRVALARALVTRPSVLLLDEPLGALDKKLRDHMKIELKRLQREVGITTIYVTHDQEEALTMSDRIAVVHRGRVEQIAPPRGLYETPATAFVASFIGNINLLSGRAAGANVVACGGTTLAATGAAPSGTAVAVALRPERIRLDPATALDTVLPMTVAHVVYQGETVRYILTSEAGLELQAVELGEVRFAAGARVRAGWAAADARMIQEEQT
- a CDS encoding aryldialkylphosphatase; protein product: MTAPGPRVQTVLGPIVPDDLGATLMHEHLLCDIRHPSQRKPDDLGPELALDNVWAINYGTAKGAARNYLLDARDVAADEVRRMVAAGGRAIVDLSSGGLGPDPIGLVEIARASGAHVILGCGHYVHDYQDPANATRTIEDLAEEMVESIEDGVWGTDVRAGIIGEIGCSAPWTPQEQRVMQAAVLAQRQTGAALNLHPGRHPDQPQEAADFIRVKGGRMDRVIVSHIDRTIFDADRLNRLADTGCVLEWDLFGQESSFYRLADIDMPNDAVRLRAMRGLIERGHLGQVLISHDICYRSRLVRWGGHGYGHIFTNVVPLMRRRGFSEREIDVILVDNPRRLLTIE
- a CDS encoding extracellular solute-binding protein; its protein translation is MNGVVTLVALLIALLSSVPRVDAQQTTLVVTGYGGRWSEVMKKALVEPFEKKHNVKVEVVTGISTEWVAKLMAAGPDNPPFDVLFGNEPAFPIPRERGFFDKRNDTLAPNIKNLYPKALIGETSLAMFWGRIGLTYRTDSGVKKPVSWKDFWDDAYTGKRATYVIGNTLGINFLFVISKIFGKDYFDIDAGVAAIKKAQPKLVDFSGTIEKQLEQKEVVLAVHHDAGANDLKNRGIPVDWVAPTEGTPILDQVVQVTRGSKNKELAWKLIDAYLSPEVQTAFATELFWSPTNKTVKLPADVARKVIGPGDIDKLVLFDWAQVAKQRPQWTEKWNREMR
- a CDS encoding peroxiredoxin, which encodes MLNPGDKAPEFTGRDHTGQTVKLSDLKGKTVVLWFYPKADTPGUTAEGCGFRDLKAEYERKNAVILGVSFDTPAENRHFAEKFSFNFPLLCDTDRTIGTAYGANVDPQKGAQRVGVIIGPDGKIKEWHARVDARAWPAEVVKTL